The Candidatus Binatus sp. genome contains the following window.
CACCGGCAGCAAGGACGTCGTCGTCGAGAATGCGTTCGTGCCGGAGTATCGCACCCACAGCGCGCGCGACGGCTTCACCGGCACCAGCCCGGGGCTCGCGGACAATTCCGCGCCGCTCTATCGATTGCCTTTCGGCCAGGTTTTCGTGCGCGCAGTTTCGGCGGCGTCGATCGGCGCGCTGCAAGGCGCGCTCGACGCGTTTCGCGCTTTCGGATCGACGCGAATCAGCTCAAATGATTTTTCGAGCACGTCGCAGGATCCGGCCGCGCAGCTCGCGGCGGCCAACACCGCGCTCGCGATCGACGATATGAAACTCGAACTGTATCGCAGCTTCGATTCGATGCTCGCGACGCTCGAGCGCGGGCATCCGCTGGAGATCGAAGCGCGCATCCATTTTCGCTACCAGTCCGCGCTCTGCGCCGAACGATGCGCCAAGCATGTCGCGCGCCTGCTTCACTCGTGCGGCGCGTCGGGAATTTTTCAGGGCAATCCAATCGCGCGCTTCTTCGCCGATATCCACGCCGCGCGCGCGCACTACGCCAACAATCCCGATCGCTTCGGCCGCAATTACGGCGGGGTGCTGCTCGGAATGCAGAACTCGGATTTGTTCATATGAGCGACATCGTCGGAACGTCGGCACGAATCGACG
Protein-coding sequences here:
- a CDS encoding flavin-dependent monooxygenase, with the protein product MQREVRARTEAEKSLVASARAMAPILAERAARADSERRIPAETIDDFRKAGFFRILQPKRHGGFELDPNVFYEVQMTLAEGCASSGWVFGVMGVHNWQIALFDARAADDVWRRDDSVLISSSYMPKGQVKRVAGGFELSGRWGFSSGVDHAEWAFLGGIVMPEGSTPGSPDYRTFLVPRADFKVIDTWHVIGLKGTGSKDVVVENAFVPEYRTHSARDGFTGTSPGLADNSAPLYRLPFGQVFVRAVSAASIGALQGALDAFRAFGSTRISSNDFSSTSQDPAAQLAAANTALAIDDMKLELYRSFDSMLATLERGHPLEIEARIHFRYQSALCAERCAKHVARLLHSCGASGIFQGNPIARFFADIHAARAHYANNPDRFGRNYGGVLLGMQNSDLFI